From Brevibacillus marinus, a single genomic window includes:
- a CDS encoding helix-turn-helix domain-containing protein — protein sequence MKQLSERELDVWSAVLLGGLVPLAGERTPQSLYYILVGRKAHQTIQDVHHYRLHPYYRLFPGFLRERWQDFVTYFLQQGWLEREKADSPSGRWTFRVTAQGERQRRAGWRRYRLAEWLMPLDGIACAERLELFWLRLHLLVQTISQLEHGQPAFYPVVQRKQIQEWVKRLFTRPGLRRHVSGSQLYQELLAALTPHEVALQRLLVEQLSGADQVGCTLEQLASRMDEPLPLLHIKLRYLLTRIVRQVQAEGAQRFPLLSALAAVESGGDPRLSASAGETYRLLKQGLGIAEIARRRGLKQGTIEDHLVEIALHCPEWDPAPYLTEAQKQQILATSRRAGTKRLRVMKELLGEEYSYLQIRLALAQERGEEHG from the coding sequence ATGAAGCAACTGTCGGAACGTGAATTGGATGTTTGGTCGGCGGTGCTGCTCGGCGGTCTGGTGCCGCTGGCGGGAGAACGCACCCCGCAGTCGCTCTACTATATCCTGGTGGGCCGAAAAGCCCATCAAACCATTCAGGATGTCCATCATTATCGGCTTCATCCCTATTATCGGCTGTTTCCCGGCTTTTTGAGAGAGCGCTGGCAAGATTTTGTTACATATTTTTTGCAGCAAGGCTGGCTGGAACGTGAGAAAGCAGACAGCCCTAGCGGCCGGTGGACGTTCCGGGTCACCGCGCAGGGAGAGCGGCAGCGGCGGGCGGGCTGGCGGCGGTACCGGCTGGCCGAGTGGCTCATGCCGCTTGATGGCATCGCCTGCGCCGAGCGGCTGGAGCTGTTTTGGCTGCGGCTGCACCTCCTGGTACAGACCATTTCGCAGCTGGAGCACGGGCAGCCGGCGTTTTATCCGGTCGTGCAGCGCAAACAGATCCAGGAATGGGTTAAACGCTTGTTTACGCGACCGGGGCTGCGTCGGCATGTATCAGGCAGCCAGCTGTATCAGGAACTGTTGGCCGCCTTAACCCCCCATGAGGTCGCTCTGCAGCGATTGTTGGTGGAGCAGTTGTCGGGTGCCGACCAGGTGGGCTGTACGCTGGAGCAGCTGGCCAGCCGCATGGATGAGCCGCTGCCGCTCCTGCACATCAAGCTGCGCTACCTGCTGACGCGCATCGTCCGGCAGGTGCAGGCGGAAGGCGCGCAGCGATTTCCCCTGCTGTCTGCGCTCGCCGCGGTGGAAAGCGGGGGCGATCCGCGCCTGTCGGCAAGCGCTGGCGAGACGTATCGACTGCTGAAGCAGGGATTGGGGATCGCGGAGATTGCCAGGCGGCGCGGGTTAAAACAGGGCACGATCGAAGATCACCTGGTGGAGATCGCCCTGCACTGCCCGGAGTGGGATCCTGCGCCGTACCTCACGGAAGCGCAAAAACAGCAGATTCTCGCGACGAGCCGCCGCGCCGGGACGAAACGGCTGCGCGTGATGAAAGAGCTGCTGGGTGAGGAGTATTCCTACCTGCAGATCCGCTTAGCTTTGGCACAGGAGAGAGGAGAGGAGCATGGGTAA